TGAGGAAGTGATCCCAGTTGAGGAGCTCGATGAATGCAGCTAAGGCGATCCTGAGATCGATGGGTTTCGAGATCGTTGGGGAGAGGATCCCGATCAGGAGGGGAGGCTTCGAGATAAGCGATGTGGACATCATGGCCTCAAAAGAAGGTGAACTTTACGCGGTGGAGGTCAAGAGCGGCAGGCTGGACGTTGGAGGGGTGAGGCAAGCTTATGTAAACTCCCTCTTGGTAAATGCGAAGCCCTTAGTCGTCTGTAGGGGATTCGCAGATCCTTCAGCTGAGATTCTAGCAAAGGAGCTGGAGATAGAGGTGATAGTGCTTGAAGACCTCTTCTTGTCCGACCCAGAGGAGTTGAGATCCATCATAAGGGAAGAGATAAGGAGGGGGATCATGGAAGTACTACCCGCGGTGATCAATCCCCCTGAACTGGAATCCGTGGACTTGAATGTGCTCAGGGCGATAGCCTCCACGGAAGGGTTCAAAGAGGCTGCTGAGATCCTCAAGGTCACTGAAGACGATCTGGGTAGGGAACTGGGAAGGATGAGGCGTCAGGGGAAGATACCTAGGTGGGTGAGGGATTACTCCGAGCTGAAGGAGTGGGCCATCTCCCTCCTGAAATCCCATGGGGAAACTTTTTCTCGTAGATCCACTGATAAAGAGTGATGAGGGCGATTCTGATAGTCGTTGCGGTGCTGATCATCTTGGGTGCTATCCTTCTCCTTCTAGGAACATCCTTAAGCCCTCAGAAATTTCCCGAGACCACTTCAAGTGCTGGTGGAGGTGGGAGTTTGTCCTTCACCTTGAAGTCCGTGTTCGCGAATGGCGAAAGGATCCCCATCAAATACACCTGCGATGGGGAGGACATATCTCCGCCCCTGAGCTGGGAGGGTCAGCCCGAGGGTGTCGTGAGCTACGTGTTGATAGTGGAGGATCCCGACGCCCCGATTGGCACGTTCACCCACTGGGTCATGTACAACATACCTGGCAAGATGACCTCGCTACCAGAGGGTGTCCCCAAACAGAAGGAAACGGAGCTCGGCATGCAGGGGATCAACGATTTCAGGAGAGTAGGTTACGGTGGACCCTGTCCTCCACCCGGGAAGCCCCACAGGTACTTCTTCAAGCTGTACGCCCTTGACTCCACCTTGGACCTCCCCCCAGGTGCGAGGAAGAGGGATGTCATCGAGGCCATGAAGGGTCATGTGCTGGCCCAATCCCAGATCATGGGCATCTACGGCAGGGGTTGACCCTCCTCATCACCCATTTTTGTGGAGCACCGCGATCAGCGAGTCCACTGAACGTTGGCTTGCCGATCAATCTCTTCATAATTGAGCTTTATTGAACCAGCGTCAGAAATGTAGGTTCCTATGGAAACTACTCTTGGAAAAATGAGATCATGGGTTAAGGCTTTATTTTATCGATCGGCCGCTAGGCTCAAGTGATTCTCATGGGTAGACTCTCTAGAGAGGATGTGATCCGATTTTCCGACCAGTATATGATGACCAACGTGGCTAGGTGGTGGAAGGACGATCCAGTGGTCATAGAGTCAGGTAAGGGGGCAATTCTCAGAGATATGGATGGGAGGGAGTACATAGATCTCCATGCCATGCATGCGGTCGCCTCTCAGGGCTACTCTCATCCCAAGATAATTCAGGCGGTTAAGGAACAGCTTGAGAAGGTTTTCGTGGTAGCGACTGACTTTTATAACGAGCCCCAAGCCCTCCTCGCCAAGAAGCTTGCTGAGATAACCCCTCCAAAGCTCAAGAGGAGCTTTTTCGTGAATTCGGGGGCCGAAGCGGTTGAGACGGCCACCCTCCTCGCCAAGAGGGCCACCGGAAGGCCTGGAATTATAGCTCTGTGGGGTGCCTTCCATGGCAGGACCCACATGCCGAGGACCCTGACGGGTTTCTCGAAGTACAAGAAGGGCATGGGTCCCTTCCCTTATGGGGTGATGCATCTCCCCAACTACTACTGCTACAGGTGTCCCCTCGGCTTGGAGTATCCGAGCTGCAACCTTCAGTGCGCTAGGATGCTCGACGATGCCTTGAAATACGCTGCTCCTGAGGAAGTAGCGGCCTTCATAGCGGAGCCCATTCAGGGTACAGCCGGGAACATAGTTCCCCCGCCCGACTACTTCAGGATAATCAAGAACATCCTCGATCAGTACGACATCCTCTTCATCGCGGACGAGGTGATCACCGGCTTCGGTAGGACCGGGAAGCTCTTCGCTATAGAGCACTTCGGGGTGGAACCCGACATAATGACCATGGCCAAGGCTCTCGGGGGAGGTTTCCCGGTTTCCGCAGCTATAGCTAGTGAGGAGGTGGGTACGGCCTTCAAGCCTCTGGACCATTACTCCACCTATGGGGGCAATCCGCTCGCTATGGCAGCGGCCCTCGCAGCCATAGAGGTCATAGAGGAGGAGAACTTGGTGGAGAAGTCGGCTAAGAACGGGGAATACATGTTAAAAAGGCTCAGGGAGCTCATGGACAAACACGAGTTGATAGGGGAAGTGGACGGCAAGGGATTGCTCATCGGCTTGGAACTCGTTAAGGACAGGGAAACGAAGGAACCAGCAGTGGAAGAGGCGGCCAAGTTCAGAATAGAACTCAGGAAGAGAGGTGTTATAATAGGCCCGCCGGGATGGACTGGTTCCAGAATTAGGATAAATCCGCCACTCGTGATCACTAAGGAGCAGGTAGACCGCGCGATAGAGGCCATCGACGAAGCGCTCACGGTTATAGAGAGAGAATGATTTTCGTCAGCTTAACACTAACAATTTTTTACTTTTTATCGCTCTTTGTCGATACGAATCTCGGACTTATTTATTGACTTTTTTACGACGTAATTTCTCTAGTAAATTTTATTCAATTAAAAACT
The DNA window shown above is from Thermoproteota archaeon and carries:
- a CDS encoding recombinase RecB is translated as MRSSMNAAKAILRSMGFEIVGERIPIRRGGFEISDVDIMASKEGELYAVEVKSGRLDVGGVRQAYVNSLLVNAKPLVVCRGFADPSAEILAKELEIEVIVLEDLFLSDPEELRSIIREEIRRGIMEVLPAVINPPELESVDLNVLRAIASTEGFKEAAEILKVTEDDLGRELGRMRRQGKIPRWVRDYSELKEWAISLLKSHGETFSRRSTDKE
- a CDS encoding YbhB/YbcL family Raf kinase inhibitor-like protein, with protein sequence MSFTLKSVFANGERIPIKYTCDGEDISPPLSWEGQPEGVVSYVLIVEDPDAPIGTFTHWVMYNIPGKMTSLPEGVPKQKETELGMQGINDFRRVGYGGPCPPPGKPHRYFFKLYALDSTLDLPPGARKRDVIEAMKGHVLAQSQIMGIYGRG
- a CDS encoding aspartate aminotransferase family protein, whose product is MGRLSREDVIRFSDQYMMTNVARWWKDDPVVIESGKGAILRDMDGREYIDLHAMHAVASQGYSHPKIIQAVKEQLEKVFVVATDFYNEPQALLAKKLAEITPPKLKRSFFVNSGAEAVETATLLAKRATGRPGIIALWGAFHGRTHMPRTLTGFSKYKKGMGPFPYGVMHLPNYYCYRCPLGLEYPSCNLQCARMLDDALKYAAPEEVAAFIAEPIQGTAGNIVPPPDYFRIIKNILDQYDILFIADEVITGFGRTGKLFAIEHFGVEPDIMTMAKALGGGFPVSAAIASEEVGTAFKPLDHYSTYGGNPLAMAAALAAIEVIEEENLVEKSAKNGEYMLKRLRELMDKHELIGEVDGKGLLIGLELVKDRETKEPAVEEAAKFRIELRKRGVIIGPPGWTGSRIRINPPLVITKEQVDRAIEAIDEALTVIERE